A window from Bacteroidales bacterium encodes these proteins:
- the dusB gene encoding tRNA dihydrouridine synthase DusB produces the protein MKIGNIEINNFPLLLAPMEDITDRSFRQVCKEFGADILYTEFVASEALIRNIDKSLKKLQIEEKERPVGIQIYGHRIDAMIEAAKIAEEANPDLIDINYGCPVKKIATRGAGAGMLQDIPKMIEMTKAIVNAVKLPVTVKTRLGWDSESLIIDQIAEELQDTGIKALTIHGRTRAQLYKGASDWTLIKKVKDNPRIKIPIIGNGDINSGEDAQKAINNYGVDGIMIGRATIGKPWIFKEIRHYLETGETLPEPTIEEKVEIARNHFHKSIEIKGNRTGFFEMRRHFAIYFKGLRDFKQLRLKLLTSLDENEINEILDTIRKRYGN, from the coding sequence ATGAAAATCGGCAATATTGAAATAAACAATTTCCCTTTGTTGCTTGCTCCTATGGAAGATATTACCGATCGTTCATTCAGGCAAGTTTGCAAAGAATTCGGTGCCGACATTCTATATACAGAATTCGTTGCTTCCGAAGCATTAATAAGAAATATTGACAAGTCTTTAAAGAAACTTCAGATTGAAGAGAAAGAAAGACCTGTAGGCATACAAATATACGGACACAGAATTGATGCAATGATTGAGGCTGCAAAAATTGCCGAAGAAGCAAACCCCGACTTAATTGACATTAATTACGGATGTCCCGTAAAAAAAATTGCAACAAGAGGTGCCGGTGCCGGAATGTTACAAGATATTCCGAAAATGATTGAAATGACAAAAGCAATTGTTAATGCCGTAAAACTGCCGGTTACGGTAAAAACTCGCTTGGGCTGGGACAGCGAGAGCCTTATTATAGATCAAATTGCCGAGGAACTGCAAGATACTGGAATAAAGGCATTAACAATTCACGGCAGAACAAGAGCACAACTTTATAAAGGAGCTTCTGATTGGACATTAATTAAAAAAGTAAAAGATAACCCCAGAATAAAAATTCCGATAATAGGAAACGGTGATATAAATTCGGGAGAAGATGCCCAAAAAGCAATTAACAATTATGGTGTTGACGGTATAATGATAGGAAGGGCAACAATAGGCAAACCTTGGATTTTTAAAGAAATAAGACATTATTTAGAAACCGGAGAAACTTTACCCGAACCTACAATCGAAGAAAAAGTAGAAATTGCACGAAATCATTTTCATAAATCAATAGAAATAAAAGGAAACAGAACAGGCTTTTTTGAAATGAGAAGACATTTTGCCATATATTTTAAAGGCTTAAGAGATTTTAAACAGCTAAGATTAAAACTGCTGACATCTTTGGATGAAAATGAAATTAATGAAATTTTAGACACAATAAGAAAACGATACGGAAACTAA
- a CDS encoding glycine--tRNA ligase, with protein MADTDKFKKVIAHAKEYGFVFRSSEIYDGLSAVYDYGQNGSELKNNIKQYWLDSMVKLHENIVGIDTAIFMHPMVWKASGHVGAFNDPLIDNKDSKKRYRADVLIEDFVEKINIKINKDVDKAKKRFGDAFNEEEFRSTNGRILDRQKKIDEILGRFKKAMENSDLNDVKQIIVDNGITCPVSGSKNWTDVRQFNLMFDTKLGSVSEDADIIYLRPETAQGIFVNYLNVQKTGRMRLPFGIAQIGKAFRNEIVARQFIFRMREFEQMEMQFFIRPGEEDKWFDYWREERIKWHKALNLGEENYRFHNHENLAHYAKAATDIEFNFPFGFKELEGIHSRTDFDLSQHQKFSGKKLQYFDSELNKAYVPFVIETSIGVDRMFLSVLATSFTEEKIEKEDGKIEIRTVLKIPAALAPVKAAILPLVKKDGLPKKAREILNELKYDFNCQYEEKDSIGKRYRRHDAIGTPFCITVDHQTLEDNTVTLRYRDTMKQERIETSKLASVIDEKVSFKNLFKKLT; from the coding sequence ATGGCAGACACAGATAAATTTAAGAAAGTTATTGCACACGCAAAAGAATATGGTTTTGTTTTCCGGTCAAGCGAAATATACGACGGCTTAAGTGCCGTTTATGACTATGGACAAAATGGTTCAGAACTGAAAAATAACATCAAGCAATATTGGTTAGATTCAATGGTAAAGTTACATGAAAATATTGTAGGAATTGATACCGCAATTTTTATGCACCCTATGGTTTGGAAAGCATCAGGACATGTCGGTGCGTTTAATGATCCCTTAATCGATAATAAAGATTCTAAAAAAAGATACAGGGCTGATGTTTTAATTGAAGATTTTGTCGAAAAAATCAATATTAAAATCAATAAAGATGTTGATAAAGCAAAAAAACGCTTCGGAGATGCTTTTAATGAAGAAGAATTTCGTTCAACAAACGGCAGAATCCTGGACCGCCAAAAAAAGATTGATGAAATATTAGGCCGCTTTAAAAAGGCAATGGAAAACAGTGATCTTAACGATGTTAAACAAATCATTGTTGATAACGGAATTACTTGTCCGGTTTCTGGAAGTAAAAACTGGACTGATGTAAGGCAGTTTAATTTAATGTTTGACACAAAACTCGGTTCTGTCAGTGAAGATGCCGATATTATTTATCTCAGACCCGAAACCGCACAAGGTATCTTTGTAAATTACTTGAATGTTCAAAAAACAGGAAGAATGAGGCTTCCTTTCGGAATTGCACAAATAGGCAAGGCATTCAGAAACGAAATAGTTGCTCGTCAATTTATTTTCCGCATGAGAGAATTTGAACAAATGGAAATGCAATTTTTTATTCGTCCGGGAGAAGAAGACAAATGGTTTGATTATTGGAGAGAAGAGCGAATAAAATGGCATAAAGCATTAAATTTGGGAGAAGAAAATTACAGATTTCACAACCACGAAAATTTAGCCCATTATGCAAAAGCAGCAACAGATATTGAATTTAATTTTCCCTTCGGCTTTAAAGAATTAGAAGGAATTCATTCCAGAACAGATTTTGATTTATCTCAACACCAAAAGTTTTCCGGAAAAAAACTGCAATACTTTGATTCGGAGTTAAATAAAGCCTATGTTCCGTTTGTTATAGAAACATCAATAGGTGTTGACAGAATGTTCTTATCGGTTTTGGCAACTTCTTTTACAGAAGAAAAAATTGAAAAAGAAGACGGAAAGATTGAAATCAGAACAGTATTAAAAATTCCGGCGGCATTGGCCCCTGTTAAAGCAGCAATTTTACCCTTAGTAAAAAAAGACGGTTTGCCCAAAAAAGCAAGAGAAATATTAAACGAATTAAAATATGATTTCAATTGTCAATATGAAGAAAAAGATTCAATAGGAAAAAGATACAGAAGACACGATGCCATAGGAACACCGTTTTGCATTACCGTTGATCACCAAACACTTGAAGATAACACCGTAACCCTAAGATATAGAGACACAATGAAGCAAGAAAGAATAGAAACAAGCAAACTTGCATCTGTTATTGATGAAAAAGTAAGCTTTAAAAATTTATTTAAAAAACTTACATAA
- a CDS encoding polysaccharide biosynthesis protein: protein MLKILTLSKHTPRWIILTIDLAISVMSVVFAFLLRFNFDLTNSYFDTLHRVIFFVLTVRFSLFLLTRSYAGIIRYTGTKDTIRIILVITYSNVFYIAANYFLFFFISEKYIIPFSVILIDYFVSIFLMTSFRLFVKTVYSEANNFFKEEKKIVILGINENAITTKRVLTRDKDIKYKVEAFIDPYDSGQKKQLDGIKFYKSKELERIFQKYEITELIIADNKISAPKKQEVIDLCFEYDVNVLTLPDVKNWINGELSYNQIRKINIEDLLERAPIKLEEEKIKKDVLNKTVLVTGAAGSIGREIVIQLTKFSPKRIIALDQAESPLYNLDLELRERHNYTEFDIVIGDVTNEIRIIKLFDTYKPDIVYHAAAYKHVPMMENNPSEAIRTNVGGTKIIADKSVEFNVEKFVMISTDKAVNPTNVMGASKRIAEIYIQTLQQTCKTSFITTRFGNVLGSNGSVIPRFKQQIEEGGPVTVTDPEITRYFMTIPEACQLVLQAGAIGHGGEIFIFDMGKSVKIADLAKKMIKLSGLKLGTDINLKFTGLRPGEKLYEELLADKENTLPTVHEKIMIAKTRQYSMDGVMPKINQLISVLKNHDNFEIVALMKKIIPEFASKNSVYETLDK from the coding sequence ATGCTCAAAATTTTAACATTAAGCAAGCACACGCCAAGATGGATTATTTTAACCATTGATTTGGCAATATCCGTTATGTCTGTTGTATTTGCATTTTTGTTGCGATTTAATTTTGATTTAACAAACAGCTATTTCGATACTTTACACCGTGTAATATTTTTTGTTTTAACCGTTCGGTTTTCTCTGTTCTTGCTTACACGTTCCTATGCAGGAATTATACGTTATACCGGAACAAAAGACACAATTAGAATAATACTGGTAATTACATATTCAAATGTCTTTTATATTGCTGCAAACTATTTTTTATTTTTCTTTATTTCCGAAAAATATATAATTCCGTTCTCTGTAATTTTAATTGATTATTTTGTCAGTATTTTTTTAATGACAAGCTTCCGTCTTTTTGTAAAAACAGTTTACTCAGAGGCAAATAACTTTTTTAAAGAAGAAAAAAAAATCGTTATTCTCGGAATTAATGAAAATGCAATAACAACAAAAAGAGTATTAACACGCGATAAAGACATTAAGTATAAAGTTGAAGCTTTTATTGACCCCTACGATTCCGGACAAAAAAAGCAATTAGACGGTATAAAGTTTTACAAATCAAAAGAATTAGAACGAATTTTTCAAAAGTATGAAATAACCGAACTTATAATTGCCGATAACAAAATTTCTGCACCAAAAAAACAAGAGGTTATCGATTTATGTTTTGAATATGATGTAAACGTATTAACGCTGCCCGATGTTAAAAACTGGATAAACGGAGAGTTAAGTTATAACCAAATCAGAAAAATTAACATTGAAGATTTACTTGAAAGAGCACCCATTAAACTCGAGGAAGAAAAAATAAAAAAAGATGTTCTTAATAAAACTGTTTTAGTTACGGGAGCTGCAGGCTCAATAGGAAGAGAAATTGTAATTCAACTGACTAAATTCAGTCCGAAAAGAATTATTGCATTAGATCAAGCAGAATCTCCACTATACAACTTAGATCTTGAATTAAGAGAAAGGCATAATTATACTGAATTTGACATTGTAATAGGAGATGTTACGAACGAAATAAGAATAATAAAACTATTTGACACATACAAGCCGGATATAGTATACCATGCAGCAGCATATAAACACGTTCCGATGATGGAAAACAATCCCTCGGAAGCAATAAGAACAAATGTCGGCGGTACAAAAATTATTGCAGATAAATCTGTTGAATTTAATGTTGAAAAATTTGTAATGATTTCAACAGATAAAGCTGTAAACCCGACAAATGTAATGGGAGCATCAAAACGAATTGCAGAAATATATATTCAAACTTTGCAGCAAACGTGTAAAACTTCATTTATTACAACAAGATTCGGGAATGTTCTCGGGTCAAACGGTTCTGTTATTCCTCGGTTTAAACAGCAAATAGAAGAAGGCGGCCCGGTTACCGTTACAGACCCGGAAATAACAAGATATTTTATGACAATTCCCGAAGCCTGTCAATTAGTGTTACAAGCCGGAGCAATCGGGCATGGCGGCGAAATATTTATTTTTGACATGGGAAAATCTGTTAAAATTGCCGATTTAGCAAAAAAAATGATAAAACTTTCCGGCTTAAAGCTCGGAACAGACATAAACCTTAAATTTACAGGACTTCGCCCCGGAGAAAAACTTTATGAAGAGCTTCTTGCCGACAAGGAGAATACACTTCCGACGGTTCACGAAAAGATTATGATTGCAAAAACTCGTCAATATTCTATGGATGGTGTAATGCCGAAAATAAACCAACTTATATCTGTACTTAAAAATCACGATAATTTTGAAATTGTCGCACTTATGAAAAAAATTATTCCTGAATTTGCCAGTAAAAATTCCGTTTATGAAACATTAGATAAATAA
- a CDS encoding threonylcarbamoyl-AMP synthase, translated as MQEDVNKAFEVLKCGGVILYPTDTIWGLGCDATNEEAVQKVFEIKKRADKKSMLILLNNINFIRQYVEEVPEIALDIAELSEKPTTVIYSGAKNLAKNLIARDGSIGIRITKEEFTDKLIQKFKKPIVSTSANISGGNFPADFEEISEEIKNSVDYIVKYNQNKKVSKAPSSIIKVGTKGEIEIIRN; from the coding sequence ATGCAAGAAGATGTAAATAAGGCTTTTGAAGTGTTAAAATGCGGTGGTGTTATCCTATATCCTACTGATACAATTTGGGGATTAGGGTGCGATGCAACAAATGAAGAGGCTGTACAAAAAGTTTTTGAAATAAAAAAAAGAGCAGATAAAAAAAGTATGCTGATCTTATTAAATAACATTAACTTTATTCGGCAATATGTCGAAGAAGTTCCGGAAATTGCATTGGATATTGCAGAACTGTCAGAAAAACCGACAACAGTAATTTATTCCGGAGCAAAAAATTTAGCAAAAAATTTAATTGCCCGAGACGGCAGCATCGGTATAAGAATTACGAAAGAAGAATTTACGGATAAACTTATTCAAAAATTTAAAAAACCGATTGTTTCAACTTCGGCAAACATTTCAGGCGGAAACTTTCCGGCTGATTTTGAAGAAATATCGGAAGAAATAAAAAACAGTGTTGATTACATTGTAAAGTATAATCAAAACAAAAAAGTTTCTAAAGCCCCGTCAAGTATTATAAAAGTAGGTACAAAAGGAGAAATTGAAATCATAAGAAACTAA
- a CDS encoding glycosyltransferase family 4 protein, giving the protein MKIGFDAKRAFFNTSGLGNYSRSTIELLTKFYPSHEYLLYTPSLENAIKFDIPDKVKTYEPKLFLSRTFKSYWRTFRIAKKIAEHKLNIFHGLSGELPYKAHKKSNAKLIVTVHDLIFIRFPELYNSVDRKIYYQKAKYSCEIADTIIAISEQTKSDIVNFLGIDENKIEVVYQGCNSVFQKEVETKKKIEVTQKYNLPENYILNVGTIEKRKNSLQILKALKYGKIDIPLIIVGGETDYQNEILTYAAENNLEDKLFIYNNVLFEDLPAIYQQADIFIYPSLFEGFGIPIIEALYSKIPVITTKGGVFSETGGHSSIYIEPDDVEKLSEAIQNIMDDSRLREKMIAEGYDYVQRFNDEKVASNLINVYLK; this is encoded by the coding sequence ATGAAAATCGGTTTTGACGCAAAAAGAGCTTTTTTTAACACGAGCGGGTTGGGGAACTACAGCAGAAGCACAATTGAGCTTCTTACAAAATTTTATCCGTCGCACGAATATTTGCTTTATACTCCTTCTTTGGAAAATGCCATAAAGTTTGATATTCCCGATAAAGTAAAAACCTATGAACCAAAACTCTTTTTAAGTCGTACTTTTAAATCTTATTGGAGAACTTTTCGAATAGCAAAAAAAATTGCAGAACACAAGCTTAATATTTTTCACGGATTAAGCGGAGAGCTTCCGTATAAAGCCCACAAAAAATCAAATGCAAAGCTAATTGTTACTGTCCATGATTTAATTTTTATCCGATTTCCTGAATTATATAATTCTGTTGACAGAAAAATTTATTACCAAAAAGCAAAATATTCTTGTGAAATTGCAGATACAATTATTGCAATAAGCGAGCAAACAAAGTCCGACATTGTAAATTTCTTGGGTATTGATGAAAATAAAATCGAAGTCGTATACCAAGGCTGTAATTCTGTATTTCAAAAAGAAGTTGAAACAAAAAAGAAAATAGAAGTTACTCAAAAATACAATCTGCCCGAAAACTATATTTTAAATGTCGGAACTATTGAAAAACGAAAAAACAGTTTGCAAATTTTAAAAGCACTTAAATACGGAAAAATTGATATTCCGTTGATAATTGTCGGAGGAGAAACAGACTACCAAAATGAAATATTAACCTATGCCGCCGAAAATAATTTAGAAGACAAACTTTTTATTTATAACAACGTCTTATTTGAAGATTTGCCCGCAATATATCAACAAGCCGATATTTTTATTTATCCGTCATTGTTTGAAGGGTTCGGAATTCCTATTATTGAGGCATTATATTCAAAAATTCCGGTAATTACAACAAAAGGCGGTGTTTTTAGTGAAACCGGCGGACATTCAAGTATTTACATTGAACCTGACGATGTTGAAAAATTGAGCGAAGCAATTCAAAACATTATGGACGATTCCCGGTTAAGAGAAAAGATGATTGCCGAAGGTTATGATTATGTTCAAAGATTTAACGATGAAAAAGTTGCATCAAATTTGATAAATGTATATTTAAAATAA
- a CDS encoding 2,3,4,5-tetrahydropyridine-2,6-dicarboxylate N-succinyltransferase: MNKELFKTIDSAWENRSLLKENKTREAIRKIIEEVDKGRLRVAERVNGYWEVNDSVKKAVILYFPIQEMGTMQAGDLEFHDKIPLKKGYKELGIRVVPHAVARYGSYISKGVILMPSYVNIGAYVDEGTMVDTWATVGSCAQIGKNVHLSGGVGIGGVLEPVQASPVIIEDGCFIGSRCIVVEGVRIKKEAVLGANVAITKSTKIIDVTSYEPVEYRGVIPERSVVIPGSYTKKFPAGEYQVPAALIIGKRKASTDLKTSLNNALREFNVTV, from the coding sequence ATGAATAAAGAATTATTCAAAACTATTGATTCGGCATGGGAAAACAGAAGTTTGTTAAAAGAAAACAAAACCCGGGAAGCCATCAGAAAAATAATTGAAGAAGTTGATAAAGGCAGACTTCGAGTGGCTGAACGAGTTAACGGATATTGGGAAGTTAACGACTCGGTTAAAAAAGCCGTAATATTATATTTCCCGATTCAAGAAATGGGAACAATGCAAGCCGGAGATTTAGAATTTCATGATAAAATACCCTTAAAAAAAGGATATAAAGAACTGGGAATAAGAGTTGTTCCCCATGCTGTCGCACGGTATGGTTCATATATTTCAAAAGGTGTAATTTTAATGCCGTCTTATGTAAACATAGGAGCCTATGTTGATGAAGGAACAATGGTTGACACATGGGCAACCGTAGGCTCTTGTGCTCAAATCGGGAAAAACGTACATTTAAGCGGAGGTGTCGGCATCGGCGGTGTTTTAGAGCCGGTTCAAGCATCTCCCGTTATTATTGAAGACGGTTGTTTTATAGGATCTCGCTGTATTGTTGTTGAAGGTGTAAGAATAAAAAAAGAAGCTGTTCTGGGTGCAAATGTTGCAATAACCAAATCAACAAAAATTATTGATGTTACAAGTTATGAGCCTGTTGAATATCGGGGGGTTATTCCCGAACGCTCTGTTGTAATACCCGGGTCTTACACAAAAAAATTTCCGGCAGGCGAATATCAAGTTCCGGCAGCATTAATTATCGGTAAAAGAAAAGCATCAACAGATTTAAAAACATCTCTGAACAATGCTCTCAGAGAATTTAATGTAACTGTATAA
- a CDS encoding archaeosortase/exosortase family protein, giving the protein MIKNIKKKYWLRFLIGGIISFVLIYVFYHILRKNDVIDDLYVDILNYYAKILLICSKFITELFGFEVVTFGKTVKIIDDFKASGVYLDRGCMGRNVMLGYAALIAVFPGKFLHKLWYIPMGLIVITFVNILRISGLAITAYCCPQYSDVNHYVIFKVVAWVVIFILWIIWFNNFSPFAKKKKLKA; this is encoded by the coding sequence ATGATAAAAAACATTAAAAAGAAATATTGGTTGCGGTTTTTAATAGGCGGCATTATCTCGTTTGTATTGATATATGTTTTTTATCATATATTAAGAAAGAATGACGTTATTGATGATTTGTATGTTGATATATTAAATTATTATGCAAAGATATTATTAATTTGCTCTAAGTTTATTACGGAATTGTTTGGCTTTGAGGTTGTAACTTTTGGAAAAACTGTAAAAATAATTGATGACTTTAAAGCTTCCGGAGTATATTTAGACCGTGGTTGTATGGGGAGAAATGTAATGCTCGGCTATGCTGCATTAATTGCTGTTTTTCCCGGAAAGTTTTTACACAAACTTTGGTATATTCCGATGGGTCTTATTGTAATTACATTTGTTAATATATTAAGAATTTCGGGGTTAGCAATTACGGCATACTGTTGTCCTCAATACAGTGATGTTAACCATTATGTTATTTTTAAAGTTGTGGCGTGGGTTGTTATTTTTATTTTGTGGATTATTTGGTTTAATAATTTCAGCCCTTTTGCTAAAAAGAAAAAACTAAAAGCATAA
- a CDS encoding DUF2797 domain-containing protein yields the protein MEIIGNLIKMSTNINEGLVEYTLILSDEKVKMNTLIEKELEISWLDEINCIECGNKTIKSFAQGYCYPCFASVPQTAPCILRPELCEAHLGISRDSEWSKKNCLSKHIVYLALSSGLKVGVTRATQIPTRWIDQGAVKAIKFAETPNRYLAGLLEIDLKKHISDRTSWQKMLKNQVNYTIDLVAEKEKAINLLRSDLTNYIVKDNSILKIKYPVNIYPEKIKSINLEKDKQYKGNLAGIKGQYLIFEDGCVINIRKYNGYKISLCF from the coding sequence ATGGAAATTATCGGGAATTTAATAAAAATGTCAACCAATATTAATGAAGGCTTGGTTGAATATACATTAATATTATCAGACGAAAAGGTTAAAATGAATACTTTAATCGAAAAAGAACTTGAAATAAGTTGGCTTGACGAGATAAACTGTATAGAATGTGGAAATAAAACAATAAAATCATTTGCACAAGGCTATTGTTATCCTTGTTTTGCTTCTGTTCCGCAAACTGCTCCTTGCATTTTAAGACCTGAGTTATGCGAAGCACATCTCGGAATATCCAGAGATTCCGAATGGTCAAAAAAAAATTGTTTAAGCAAACATATTGTTTATTTGGCATTATCAAGCGGTCTTAAAGTCGGGGTTACGAGAGCAACACAAATTCCGACAAGATGGATAGACCAAGGAGCCGTTAAGGCAATTAAATTTGCAGAAACTCCGAATCGATATTTAGCAGGTTTGCTTGAAATTGATTTAAAAAAACACATATCTGATAGAACAAGTTGGCAAAAAATGCTTAAAAATCAAGTTAATTACACTATTGACTTGGTTGCAGAAAAAGAAAAAGCAATAAATCTTTTACGGAGCGACCTGACAAACTACATCGTTAAAGATAACAGCATTTTAAAAATAAAATACCCTGTTAACATTTACCCCGAAAAAATAAAAAGCATTAATTTAGAAAAGGATAAACAATACAAAGGAAACCTTGCCGGAATAAAGGGGCAATATTTAATCTTTGAGGACGGGTGTGTGATAAACATCCGGAAATATAACGGATATAAAATATCATTATGCTTTTAG
- a CDS encoding PspC domain-containing protein: MEKIINISINNKEYRFMESAYMVLSDYNRFLKRTIKDKNRLCDIEIQISVLLDMETENEKVKKIVSTEIMNEVISVLKENQKIYYPARRIKQKKQTYKRKTRKHSEVKRDIKNNVLGGVCAGIADRFNIDTVFVRLVFVALGLVTGLFVALYIILWVVLPANEYNYERSV, encoded by the coding sequence ATGGAGAAAATAATTAATATAAGCATTAATAATAAAGAGTATAGATTTATGGAGTCTGCATATATGGTTTTATCTGACTATAATCGTTTTTTAAAAAGAACAATTAAGGATAAAAACAGGTTATGTGACATAGAAATTCAGATTTCAGTATTATTAGATATGGAAACTGAGAACGAGAAAGTAAAAAAAATTGTAAGTACTGAAATAATGAATGAAGTAATATCTGTGTTAAAAGAAAATCAGAAAATTTATTATCCGGCAAGAAGGATTAAACAAAAAAAACAAACTTATAAAAGAAAAACACGAAAGCACTCTGAGGTTAAAAGAGATATTAAAAACAATGTATTAGGAGGGGTTTGTGCGGGTATTGCCGACAGATTTAACATTGATACAGTTTTTGTAAGGCTCGTATTTGTTGCATTAGGGTTGGTAACCGGACTTTTTGTTGCTCTATACATTATTTTGTGGGTTGTTTTACCTGCAAATGAGTATAACTATGAGAGAAGTGTTTAG
- a CDS encoding PadR family transcriptional regulator, whose amino-acid sequence MKIQNAKAQMRKGVLEYCILSILSGGDAYASDIIKELKNAELIVVEGTLYPLLTRQKNAGLLSYRWEESTQGPPRKYYRLTETGEQFLRELDNSWNTLTASVNNIRNLSKSNNIK is encoded by the coding sequence ATGAAAATTCAAAATGCAAAAGCACAAATGAGAAAGGGGGTCTTGGAATATTGTATTTTATCAATACTTTCAGGAGGAGATGCTTATGCATCAGACATTATAAAAGAACTTAAAAATGCAGAATTAATTGTTGTCGAAGGAACACTATATCCTTTATTAACAAGACAAAAAAATGCCGGGCTTTTAAGTTACAGGTGGGAGGAATCAACTCAAGGGCCTCCGAGAAAATATTATCGCTTAACAGAAACCGGAGAGCAATTTTTAAGAGAGTTAGATAATTCATGGAATACGCTTACAGCATCAGTAAACAATATAAGAAATTTGTCAAAATCAAATAACATTAAATAA
- a CDS encoding PspC domain-containing protein, whose amino-acid sequence MKKTIRIHISGYIFNIDEDAYQVLENWLDSVSKQYENENDGDEIFKDIEMRVAELFYDKIGSEGVISITEVSNIIKIMGQPEEFEDNEQTTKTENTSFKKTEKKKTKQKRLYRSEEDHVIAGVCSGLGGYFGIDPVLVRLAFIIAIIIGGFGTILYIILWIIIPKAETVSQKLEMKGEPVNISNIEKAIREEFEFVKEKFNRKKRKKH is encoded by the coding sequence ATGAAGAAAACAATAAGGATTCATATAAGCGGATATATTTTTAATATTGATGAAGATGCCTATCAAGTTTTGGAAAATTGGTTAGACAGTGTTTCCAAACAATATGAAAATGAAAATGACGGGGACGAGATATTTAAAGATATTGAAATGCGAGTTGCAGAACTTTTTTATGATAAAATCGGTTCGGAAGGTGTGATTTCAATAACAGAGGTTAGCAATATTATTAAAATTATGGGACAACCCGAAGAATTTGAAGATAACGAGCAAACAACAAAAACAGAAAACACATCTTTCAAAAAAACAGAGAAGAAAAAAACAAAGCAAAAACGATTGTATAGAAGTGAAGAAGACCATGTTATAGCCGGTGTGTGCAGCGGGCTCGGAGGTTATTTCGGGATTGATCCCGTTCTTGTTAGACTTGCATTTATTATTGCAATAATAATCGGCGGATTCGGGACAATTTTGTATATTATTCTTTGGATAATTATTCCTAAAGCTGAAACAGTTTCGCAAAAACTTGAAATGAAAGGAGAGCCCGTAAACATTTCAAATATAGAAAAAGCAATCAGAGAAGAGTTTGAATTTGTTAAAGAAAAGTTTAACAGAAAGAAACGAAAAAAGCACTGA
- a CDS encoding CvpA family protein: MEIDATISFLDVFIVLVLIFAIFKGYKRGPVVHAISLLIIVSGIAIFGYMSEGIADYIRERIRSNENLPSLHLYIFAFLFSATVWLSNFVADRIEKGAGSKPKGILNISLGIIASVIKYLYLLSVLLLFFAGFDKSYNIIGTKEKNNTKFYKTVKNIAPDTIKSVAFLKD; encoded by the coding sequence ATGGAAATAGATGCTACCATTAGTTTTCTTGATGTTTTTATCGTTTTAGTGCTAATCTTTGCAATTTTTAAGGGATACAAAAGAGGGCCTGTTGTTCATGCAATTTCGTTATTAATTATAGTTTCGGGGATAGCAATATTCGGATATATGTCTGAGGGAATTGCTGATTATATAAGAGAAAGGATAAGGTCTAACGAAAACCTCCCTTCCCTTCACTTATATATCTTTGCATTTCTTTTTTCAGCAACTGTTTGGTTATCTAATTTTGTTGCCGACAGAATTGAAAAGGGAGCCGGAAGTAAGCCAAAAGGAATTTTAAATATTTCTTTGGGTATAATTGCGAGTGTTATTAAATACCTCTATCTTTTGAGTGTTTTGTTATTGTTCTTTGCAGGATTTGACAAAAGCTATAATATAATCGGGACAAAAGAGAAAAACAACACAAAATTTTATAAGACAGTTAAAAACATTGCTCCGGATACAATTAAATCTGTTGCCTTTTTGAAAGACTAA